The Leishmania major strain Friedlin complete genome, chromosome 28 genome includes a region encoding these proteins:
- a CDS encoding putative prenyltransferase: MFRRTPFWPKVTRSWTKSSISAATAHFPDAVRADPASSRTGSTSAKESRSWKLGDDTVKAEALPKHLQLAVRKLQLYGDIVRFTRPVGWQLLLIPCYWGSSLAVTRALVWEGADPVVLCAPFIPLHLCVQFLLGAYLMRSVGCIVNDMWDRKFDRMVERTAQRPLACGAISMAEASVILLLHLAVAGVIALNLSPVALQACVAITPVWLMYPFMKRITYAPQFFLGLCFNWGIFVGYAAVLGRVDMAVCLPIYGGAVIWTILYDTIYAYQDRRDDLKCGVKSTAIWIGDRKYILNAMVAPIGASMLISGFLASQSLPYYIGIVLCMYHLHSIVDDVNIYDSWSCAQGFTRNVRLGMYVFLAMCLGNLCWAFASEHEAELDRNTDSAPKSSVLSRFLFLDQETHGPAYTKGSFNWADRFMHPAFVQAESAKLAGATEAPPIPAWMRREYFWQNVSAILLFCGVAEDTVAAWSTFSYEWMDHYNMFSKVSP; encoded by the coding sequence ATGTTTCGACGGACCCCGTTTTGGCCCAAAGTAACCCGCTCATGGACAAAGTCTTCgatcagcgccgccacggcacaCTTTCCCGACGCTGTCCGCGCCGACCCAGCCTCGTCCCGCACCGGGTCGACCTCAGCCAAGGAGTCGCGCAGCTGGAAGCTGGGCGATGACACCGTcaaggcggaggcgctccCAAAGCACCTGCAGCTTGCCGTGCGCAAGCTGCAGCTCTACGGCGACATTGTTCGTTTTACCCGCCCGGTTGGCTGgcagctccttctcatcCCCTGTTACTGGGGCTCCTCTTTGGCAGTGACGCGGGCGCTTGTCTGGGAAGGCGCGGACCCGGTGGTGCTCTGCGCCCCGTTCATTCCCCTTCACCTGTGTGTCCAGTTCTTGCTCGGCGCCTACCTCATGCGCAGCGTAGGGTGCATCGTAAATGACATGTGGGACCGCAAGTTTGATCGCATGGTCGAGCGCACCGCGCAGCGCCCGCTCGCCTGTGGCGCCATATCCATGGCAGAGGCCTCCGTGATCCTCCTCTTGCACCTCGCCGTGGCCGGCGTGATCGCACTCAACCTCTCGCCGGTAGCCCTGCAGGCGTGCGTGGCCATCACACCGGTATGGTTGATGTACCCCTTCATGAAGCGCATCACCTACGCCCCGCAGTTCTTCTTGGGTCTGTGCTTTAACTGGGGTATCTTCGTCGGCtacgcggcggtgctggggcGAGTCGACATGGCTGTGTGTCTGCCGATCTACGGTGGCGCCGTGATATGGACCATCTTGTACGACACCATCTACGCCTACCAGGACCGCCGCGACGACCTCAAATGCGGCGTCAAGAGTACTGCCATTTGGATCGGGGACCGCAAGTACATACTGAATGCCATGGTGGCGCCCATCGGAGCGAGCATGCTCATCAGTGGCTTTCTGGCGTCGCAGTCCCTGCCCTACTACATCGGGATCGTGTTGTGCATGTACCACCTGCACTCCATTGTGGACGACGTAAACATCTACGACAGCTGGTCCTGCGCGCAGGGGTTTACTCGCAACGTGCGACTCGGCATGTACGTCTTTCTGGCGATGTGCCTTGGCAACCTCTGCTGGGCTTTCGCGTCCGAGCACGAGGCAGAGCTGGACAGGAACACCGACAGCGCCCCGAAGAGCTCGGTGCTCTCGCGCTTTCTGTTCCTCGACCAGGAGACGCACGGGCCAGCATACACCAAAGGTAGCTTCAACTGGGCGGACCGCTTTATGCACCCGGCATTTGTGCAGGCCGAGAGCGCCAAGCTGGCCGGTGCCACTGAGGCACCGCCGATTCCAGCCTGGATGCGCCGTGAGTACTTCTGGCAGAACGTTTCGGccatcctcctcttctgtgGCGTGGCGGAAGACACGGTGGCAGCGTGGTCGACGTTCTCGTACGAGTGGATGGACCACTACAACATGTTCTCGAAAGTATCTCCGTAG
- a CDS encoding haloacid dehalogenase-like hydrolase-like protein, whose protein sequence is MTGPFRYVITDMDGTLLSPDHFVSDYTRDTLKTLVHEHGVIPILATGRSYADVRIIADNLKAYIWCDGTAAPGARAPASPSRAPVIYLITSNGATVHNGVTHEVVFRTSIDPALAEKLLQLLPSDEEVVNTNAYQNDDWVCRIDWPKMMAVSKESGIRFIHVPHPLPSSSCALGSAAASPDAAARGIAIGDYTGISKIFFITDDAARLAALADEVHAIAKAHGGAPVSLTFSMSDCMDIMANGVTKGEALKRLFGAILPSRDGVDVVADALAHAIAFGDGLNDAEMLASVGKGCVMGNANPKLIAQHPELEVILTNAEDGVAKKLRSAFHLPL, encoded by the coding sequence ATGACTGGCCCGTTTCGCTATGTCATCACCGACATGGACGGTACGCTGCTGTCACCGGACCACTTCGTGAGCGACTACACCCGCGACACGCTCAAGACGCTCGTGCATGAACACGGCGTAATACCCATCTTGGCTACCGGCCGCAGCTACGCGGATGTGCGAATCATCGCTGACAACCTCAAGGCGTACATTTGGTGCGatggcacggcagcgcccgGCGCGCGGGCGCCTGCGAGCCCATCGAGGGCCCCGGTCATCTACCTCATTACCTCCAATGGCGCCACGGTGCACAACGGTGTCACACACGAAGTTGTATTCCGGACCTCCATCGATCCTGCACTGGCGGagaagctgctccagcttCTGCCCAGCGACGAGGAAGTTGTGAACACGAACGCCTACCAGAATGATGACTGGGTGTGCCGCATCGACTGGCCGAAAATGATGGCTGTTAGCAAGGAGAGCGGTATTCGCTTCATCCATGTACCCcatccgctgccgtcgtcaAGCTGCGCACTGGGCTCGGCTGCGGCATCGcccgacgcagcggcgcgcggcaTTGCCATCGGCGACTACACGGGTATTTCCAAGATCTTCTTCATCAccgacgacgcggcgcgtCTGGCGGCACTAGCGGACGAGGTGCACGCCATCGCCAAGGCCCACGGTGGTGCGCCGGTGTCGCTGACCTTCTCGATGTCGGACTGCATGGACATCATGGCGAATGGCGTGACGAAaggcgaggcgctgaagaGGCTCTTTGGCGCTATCCTACCGTCCAGGGACGGAgtcgacgtcgtcgccgacgccCTCGCGCACGCGATCGCGTTTGGCGACGGCCTCAACGATGCAGAAATGCTCGCGTCAGTCGGCAAGGGCTGTGTCATGGGCAATGCGAACCCGAAGCTGATAGCGCAGCACCCCGAGCTGGAGGTCATTCTCACCAACGCCGAAGATGGAGTGGCAAAGAAGCTGCGAAGCGCGTTTCATCTTCCGCTCTAA
- a CDS encoding haloacid dehalogenase-like hydrolase-like protein, with the protein MTSPKIKAVFVDMDGTLFNSDHLISPRTAKVIHALEERGVAFVVATGRPFPDVFGNLAQTELRPDFIITSNGARVHDAQHNILFACDMDAESVCRLFQLSPHLSEDGVVDPSVQARRILCNVNCRDRWLTNECIPEVRAAFHPSFIYERVDPMVQTAKTLEGTHSMWIRGAHADLVCVQKYVDRELSGEIRCAFALPHILDCFRKDVNKGAAMEKVCKHLRIDLRETIAFGDGMNDIRMLTAAGQGFVMANAAEMVKQAAPELPVIQSNNEEGVAWKLEELLAADAFVG; encoded by the coding sequence ATGACGTCGCCGAAGATCAAGGCTGTGTTCGTGGACATGGATGGCACTCTGTTCAACTCTGACCACTTAATTAGCCCCCGCACCGCCAAGGTGATACATGCACTGGAGGAGCGAGGGGTCGCCTTCGTTGTAGCCACAGGACGTCCGTTTCCGGACGTCTTTGGCAACCTAGCCCAAACGGAGCTAAGACCAGATTTCATCATTACCAGTAATGGGGCTCGCGTCCATGACGCCCAGCACAACATTCTCTTTGCGTGCGACATGGACGCTGAGAGCGTCTGCCGGCTCTTTCAGCTGTCGCCGCACCTCAGCGAGGATGGAGTGGTTGACCCGTCAGTGCAGGCGCGGCGCATCTTATGTAACGTCAACTGCAGGGATCGTTGGCTCACCAACGAGTGTATCCCAGAGGTCCGTGCAGCCTTCCACCCCTCGTTCATCTACGAGCGGGTCGATCCGATGGTGCAAACCGCCAAGACGCTCGAGGGTACGCACAGCATGTGGAtccgcggcgcgcacgcggaTCTAGTGTGCGTGCAGAAGTACGTGGACCGCGAGCTTTCCGGCGAGATCCGCTGCGCCTTTGCACTACCCCACATCCTCGACTGCTTCCGCAAGGATGTCAACAAGGGTGCCGCCATGGAGAAGGTGTGCAAACACCTCCGCATCGATCTCAGAGAGACAATCGCGTTCGGCGATGGCATGAATGATATCCGGATGCTCACAGCGGCAGGGCAGGGCTTTGTTATGGCGAACGCGGCAGAGATGGTGAAACAAGCCGCACCTGAGCTCCCGGTTATTCAGTCGAACAACGAGGAAGGTGTTGCGTGGAagctcgaggagctgctggcggccgACGCCTTTGTCGGGTAA
- a CDS encoding putative haloacid dehalogenase-like hydrolase yields the protein MARMPIKAVVTDLDGTLLDPQHCISNYAAEVLKKIKEKGICFIVATGRPYAEVFNRIRHCHLAPDYIITSNGARIHDGAFNVVREHNLRPELVESLARVRTVKDPATGAELPKKFTTNIYRGAEWLTDKSIPEVSKAFHTDFQCTDLRERFYELQASELGDVHEIWFAGDHDELVLLDNALREKYPGDLCCTFSLPHLLDCVPAGVNKGNGVREAAEMLGLALDEVACFGDGMNDESMLQVTSTSFIMANAQQRLKDAVPHAQIIGSNADDGVAKKLEEMFFSA from the coding sequence ATGGCCAGAATGCCCATCAAGGCCGTTGTCACCGACCTTGATGGCACGTTGCTCGACCCGCAGCACTGCATCAGCAACTACGCCGCCGAAGTCTTGAAAAAGATCAAGGAAAAGGGCATCTGCTTTATCGTGGCCACCGGTCGCCCGTATGCGGAGGTCTTCAACAGGATTCGCCATTGTCACCTGGCGCCGGACTACATTATCACCAGCAACGGTGCCCGCATCCACGATGGCGCGTTCAACGTCGTGCGTGAGCACAACCTTCGGCCGGAGCTCGTGGAGTCGCTCGCGCGGGTGCGCACGGTCAAGGACCCTGCGACTGGTGCCGAGCTCCCGAAAAAATTCACCACGAACATCTACCGCGGGGCAGAGTGGCTGACCGACAAGAGCATCCCAGAGGTGAGCAAAGCCTTCCACACGGACTTCCAGTGCACAGACCTTCGTGAGCGCTTCTACGAGCTGCAGGCATCGGAGCTCGGCGATGTGCATGAGATCTGGTTCGCTGGCGACCACGACGAGCTCGTGCTGCTGGATAATGCACTCAGAGAGAAGTACCCAGGCGACTTGTGCTGCACCTTTTCCCTTCCCCACCTACTGGACTGTGTACCGGCCGGCGTCAACAAGGGCAATGGTGTGCGGGAGGCAGCAGAGATGCTGGGGTTGGCGCTGGACGAGGTGGCCTGCTTCGGCGACGGCATGAACGACGAGTCGATGCTGCAGGTGACCTCGACATCCTTTATTATGGCGAATGCTCAGCAACGTTTGAAGGACGCCGTGCCGCACGCGCAGATCATCGGCAGCAACGCCGACGATGGTGTGGCCAAGAAGCTAGAGGAGATGTTTTTCTCGGCCTAG
- a CDS encoding haloacid dehalogenase-like hydrolase-like protein: protein MTSPDNTVAANVYARRPKGVRVPAGLNPYKLVACDMDGTLLNSNHSISDYTRTVLSQLLARGVHIVFATGRPFTDVYRIKRRLNIFAATKLIPTPGLQVVTPVEPSPTSRYPSRSPNNSSHSVLPSTSSSTYSGTGPNETEKIVPRCFAITSNGACIYNEANERIYERTIDPRLVQELYSMFMDDPEVNINVFRGVDEADRQQQGYTNPSDQPDDKASEEWICRYPSDLEAALYKESRFTFRVVSNLEKAFPVDRVSEIFFLCYNPEKSSLVESDINKRMKELADEQKLETSVRVAPSATYCLDIVPSDVSKASALQHVLDKLDLTMNDCIAFGDGLNDLELLSSVGKGFIMGNGNPRLKKKLPHLEVIGQNDDDAVARKLSEIFDIRVELGDIGNPLGSST, encoded by the coding sequence ATGACCAGCCCGGACAACACGGTTGCTGCCAATGTGTACGCACGTAGGCCAAAAGGGGTTCGGGTCCCAGCAGGTCTCAACCCGTACAAGCTTGTCGCGTGCGACATGGATGGCACGCTGCTCAACAGTAACCACTCTATCTCCGACTACACCCGCACCGTcctgtcgcagctgctggcgcgtgGTGTGCACATAGTCTTCGCCACGGGTCGCCCGTTCACGGATGTCTATCGTATTAAGCGCCGCCTTAATATCTTTGCGGCCACAAAACTCATCCCGACGCCGGGTTTGCAAGTGGTCACGCCTGTAGAGCCCTCGCCGACATCGCGCTACCCATCCCGCTCGCCGAACAACAGCTCTCACAGCGTCTTGCCGTCAACCTCGTCCTCGACCTACTCGGGGACAGGACCGAACGAGACGGAGAAGATTGTCCCACGCTGCTTCGCTATCACGTCTAACGGAGCGTGCATCTACAACGAAGCAAACGAACGCATCTACGAGCGCACCATCGATCCGCGCCTGGTGCAGGAGCTCTACTCGATGTTCATGGATGACCCCGAAGTTAACATCAACGTCTtccgcggcgtcgacgaggcggaccggcagcagcagggatACACGAACCCAAGTGACCAGCCGGATGACAAGGCTAGCGAGGAGTGGATCTGCCGGTACCCAAGCGACCTCGAGGCAGCGCTCTACAAGGAGTCGCGATTCACCTTTCGCGTTGTCTCTAACCTGGAAAAGGCATTCCCAGTGGACCGCGTGAGCGAGATCTTCTTTCTCTGCTACAACCCCGAGAAGAGCTCGCTGGTGGAGTCCGACATTAACAAGCGAAtgaaggagctggcggaTGAGCAGAAGCTGGAGACGTCCGTTCGCGTGGCCCCGTCTGCGACTTACTGCCTCGACATCGTTCCGTCCGATGTCAGTAAAGCGTCGGCTCTGCAGCATGTTCTCGACAAGCTTGACTTGACGATGAACGACTGCATCGCCTTTGGTGACGGCCTCAACGACCTTGAGCTGCTGTCCTCGGTGGGGAAGGGGTTTATCATGGGGAACGGCAACCCACGATTAAAGAAGAAGCTGCCGCACCTCGAAGTGATTGGCCAGaatgacgacgacgccgtcgcccgAAAGCTCAGCGAAATCTTCGACATCCGCGTGGAGCTTGGTGACATTGGAAACCCCCTGGGTTCTTCTACGTGA
- a CDS encoding amastin-like protein translates to MSQVVRRKKMFDDVSSFSEEDDVDDEAMMQHNVKSPPVMRSAHHVDAAASYLTALSATAAPQADSDDDSNAFVPKPASSFQQVTKPEGAGRENAGHVTMVARVSVSLTPKDSPRAASPAEPSAQAQVLVQYPTATMQALQQPESAGAGDLPWSRAVLGSASAYSAPAAVSQRQSWPEEVETAVNPEHPGADKASLQKGRRRAYTPCVHSSRANERGGSAAATGGEGAIPAQHPEQMETEAGAFATTENRGEVKSTRLSPDESDDEMYEQYTPASMNRATAAHIEYSGEEYATHYGAHTGLRQGSHSAVSKDKDFPFASYIFPRLNPALADYQGARTAVAAVKQGEVMPPNAVETCCAYLMVADIRVAVYLIVLFVSVALALVSIPTSQLDVVGAACFTYWGYKDNCDNSTYTIPRPLYPTPYIRRHLGVGAAFSIVTLIVLLVNFAAAVIAVCCLTQAPHTISLNSRIVLGTLGCVGALTQLISWAVVARIYNSGHYAAGELAYGAGFGLNLSSWVMHLLGVALVFAAPSHFVNRRQQRG, encoded by the coding sequence ATGTCCCAAGTCGTGCGACGAAAGAAGATGTTCGACGACGTATCCTCCTTTtccgaggaggacgacgtcGATGACGAGGCGATGATGCAGCACAATGTAAAGTCACCACCCGTGATGCGCTCAGCGCACCATGTGGACGCTGCAGCTTCTTATTTGACGGCGCTctcagcaacagcagcaccacagGCTGATAGCGATGACGATTCCAACGCCTTTGTGCCCAAGCCGGCGTCTTCATTCCAACAGGTGACGAAGCCGGAGGGCGCTGGTAGAGAAAACGCGGGACACGTGACGATGGTTGCACGTGTGTCCGTGTCGTTGACTCCGAAGGACTCTCCGCGAGCTGCATCGCCAGCGGAGCCGTCGGCGCAGGCTCAAGTGCTTGTGCAATACCCCACAGCAACCATGCAAGCTCTACAGCAGCCCGAATCCGCTGGGGCCGGCGACTTGCCGTGGAGCAGGGCAGTGCTGGGCAGCGCCTCTGCGTACAGCGCGCCGGCAGCTGTGTCACAGCGGCAGTCATGGCCAGAGGAGGTCGAAACCGCCGTAAACCCTGAGCACCCTGGCGCCGATAAGGCGAGTTTGCAGaagggccgccgccgcgcctacACCCCGTGTGTGCATAGCTCGCGCGCGAATGaacgcggcggcagtgcagctgcgactGGTGGTGAAGGTGCCATTCCTGCGCAGCACCCTGAGCAAATGGAAACGGAGGCGGGAGCATTCGCCACCACGGAGAACCGTGGGGAGGTCAAGAGCACGCGACTTAGCCCTGACGAGTCCGATGACGAGATGTACGAGCAGTACACGCCAGCCTCCATGAACcgagcaacggcagcgcacaTAGAGTACTCCGGCGAGGAATACGCGACCCACTATGGCGCGCACACCGGCCTTAGACAAGGCTCACACAGCGCAGTCAGCAAGGACAAGGACTTCCCTTTCGCTTCGTACATCTTCCCCCGCCTCAACCCGGCCTTGGCTGACTATCAGGGAGCCCGCACCGCGGTTGCTGCGGTGAAGCAGGGTGAGGTGATGCCGCCCAACGCGGTGGAGACGTGCTGCGCGTACCTGATGGTGGCAGATATTCGCGTCGCTGTCTACCTCATCGTGCTCTTCGTATCGGTCGCACTGGCACTGGTGTCGATCCCCACGTCGCAGTTGGACGTCGTGGGCGCGGCTTGCTTCACGTACTGGGGCTACAAAGACAACTGCGACAACTCTACCTACACGATCCCTCGGCCGCTGTATCCCACCCCTTATATCCGCAGACACCTCGGCGTGGGCGCCGCCTTCTCTATCGTCACGCTGATTGTGCTCCTGGTGAAtttcgcggccgccgtcaTTGCTGTCTGCTGCCTAACGCAGGCACCTCACACCATCTCGCTCAACTCTCGCATCGTCCTCGGCACCCTCGGGTGTGTAGGAGCGTTGACGCAGCTGATTTCctgggcggtggtggcaagAATCTACAATTCTGGTCACTACGCCGCAGGTGAGCTCGCATACGGAGCCGGCTTCGGGCTTAATCTCTCGTCGTGGGTGATGCACCTTCTCGGTGTCGCACTCGTCTTCGCCGCACCCTCCCATTTTGTGaaccgccgccagcagcgcggctga